CTGCGCACCAGCCAGGCGGCGCTTGCCCCATGCGCTCAAGCACTTGCATTCCTGCCGCAAACATGCGATTGTTCTCCCGCCACCGGCGCACATGCCATCCAGGACAGGGCTTCCGCCCCTGCAGGGTGACTGCGATGAACAAATACCCCCACCTGTTTTCCCCGATCCGCCTGGGCAGCCTTGAACTGCCCAACCGGGTGGTTCTCGCACCCATGGCGACGAACTATGCCGACGAGGACCACAAGGTCACTGACCGGCTCATTGCGTATCATGTTGCCCGCGCGAAAGGCGGCGTAGGGCTGAGTATCGTCGAGCACACCGCGGTGCAGCAGTCCGGGCTGACTGGCCCGCGAATGTTGGCGATCCTGGATGATTCCCACATCGCCGGCCACAGGCGTCTTGTGGATGCCGTCCACGAGGCCGGCGGAAGGATCGCGCTTCAGATCCAGCACGGGGGCAGGCAGGCCGACCCCGACACCATCGGCGGGCAGTGCATCTCCCCCTCGGCGGTGGTTGCCGGACGGGACCGGCGCATGCCCCGGGAGATGACGGCGAAAGAGATCCGCGCCACGACCCAGGCCTTCGGCGAGGCTGCGCTGCGAGCGAAAAAGGCGGGGTATGACGGGGTCGAAGTCCACATGGCCCACGGCTACCTCGGCTGCTCCTTCCTGTCGCCCTTCCTGAACCAGCGCACCGATGCCTACGGCGGCGACACGGTGAAGCGCACCCGGTTCGCGCTCGAGGTGATGCAGGAGATCCGGCGGCGCTGCGGCAAGGACTACCCGGTCTGGTGCCGCATATCGGCCGATGAGTTCCTCGAAGGCGGTATGAAGCTGGACGAGGCTCTGCGGGTAGCCCGGCTGCTGGAGGAATACGGCTACTGCGCCATGCATGTGTCGGCATGCGTGGGGGAGACTTCTTACTACGCGTCCGCGCCATGGATGCTGCCCGAAGGCCACTTGCTGCACCTGTCGGAGGCGATCTGCCGGACCGTGCAGGTACCGGTGATCGGTGTGGGGAATATCCGCCACCCGGCTTTTGCTGAGGAGGCCATCGCCCATGGCCGCTGCGACCTTGTGGCGCTGGGCCGGCAATTGCTGGCGGATGCGAACTGGGTTCGCAAAGCGCAGGAGGGCCGGGCGGACCGGATCATCCCCTGCATCCTGTGCAATCAGGCCTGCATGGAGCGCCGGCACAGCCCGGAAGGGTTCACGGAATGCGTCACAAATCCGCTGACCGCGCACGAGGTGGACTGGCCGGACTGGCCTGATGGCCCGGTACCCGCGAAGACGAAAAAGGTCCTGGTCGTGGGCGGTGGCCCGGCAGGGATCTCCGCTGCCGTCACTGCGGCGCGACGAGGGCACAAAGTGACCCTGTGGGAGCGCGGGCCCATCCTGGGCGGCCGCATTGCAGCCCTGGCCTGGCCCGACAAGAGCCATGTGCTCGACGAGTACCTGGACTGTCTTGCAGGCCAGATTGACGAATCGGGCGTCGAAGTGTGCTGGCAGCAGAAAGCGGATGCCCAGTCCGTTGCCGAATTCGCGCCGGAGGAGCTGATCATCGCCACGGGTTCGAGACCGCTTGACCCGGGTGAGGTCCTGCCCGAGGGCTACGATGGCGATTTCGTCCAGGCTATCGGGTTCTTGCAGGATCCGGAGATGGACCTGCCGGAACTGGTCGCCGTGCTGGGTGGTGACCGGGTGGGGCTCGTGTCGGCCCTGGAGCTGGCCCGCAACGGCCATGAGGTCTTGCTGTTCGAGCAGAACGATCAGGTCGGGATGGGCGTCCCTCCAGGGGTACGCCATTTCCTGCTGAAGCGAGTCGAAAAGGCAAGGATACACCTGCTCACCGGGCATCGTGTGCAGAAGGTGCTGGGCAGCGTGGTGACGGCGCTGGTGCGTGGCGAGGAGCGCCGCGAGTTCCCACCGGCAGGGATCGTGTGTGCGCTGGGACGGGCCGCTGCGGACCCGTGGCCCGGACTGGGGACTGAAGGGGGCGCGCCCGTGCACATCATCGGGGACGCGCTCCAGCCGAGGACGCTCCATGATGCAATCTGGGAAGGTGCCGAGATTGGCCGCAGGATATAGAGACGGGTATCAGAATGCCGCTGGCCCGGCACAGGCCGCCATCGGGGCGCTGTTTGCACTGATCGGCCTGCTTTCGGTCATTCCATGTGCAGCGCTGGATTCGGCGGTGCTCATCCGTGAGCTTCACTTTCCCGCCATCAGCCTGGA
This portion of the Armatimonadota bacterium genome encodes:
- a CDS encoding FAD-dependent oxidoreductase, which produces MNKYPHLFSPIRLGSLELPNRVVLAPMATNYADEDHKVTDRLIAYHVARAKGGVGLSIVEHTAVQQSGLTGPRMLAILDDSHIAGHRRLVDAVHEAGGRIALQIQHGGRQADPDTIGGQCISPSAVVAGRDRRMPREMTAKEIRATTQAFGEAALRAKKAGYDGVEVHMAHGYLGCSFLSPFLNQRTDAYGGDTVKRTRFALEVMQEIRRRCGKDYPVWCRISADEFLEGGMKLDEALRVARLLEEYGYCAMHVSACVGETSYYASAPWMLPEGHLLHLSEAICRTVQVPVIGVGNIRHPAFAEEAIAHGRCDLVALGRQLLADANWVRKAQEGRADRIIPCILCNQACMERRHSPEGFTECVTNPLTAHEVDWPDWPDGPVPAKTKKVLVVGGGPAGISAAVTAARRGHKVTLWERGPILGGRIAALAWPDKSHVLDEYLDCLAGQIDESGVEVCWQQKADAQSVAEFAPEELIIATGSRPLDPGEVLPEGYDGDFVQAIGFLQDPEMDLPELVAVLGGDRVGLVSALELARNGHEVLLFEQNDQVGMGVPPGVRHFLLKRVEKARIHLLTGHRVQKVLGSVVTALVRGEERREFPPAGIVCALGRAAADPWPGLGTEGGAPVHIIGDALQPRTLHDAIWEGAEIGRRI